In the genome of Syntrophorhabdaceae bacterium, one region contains:
- a CDS encoding 3-hydroxyacyl-CoA dehydrogenase NAD-binding domain-containing protein produces the protein MEIKTIGVLGAGVMGNGIAQVAAQAGYKVILRDIEDRFVQGGIKNIDKFLSKTVEKGKMTADDKNAIMGRISGTTKMEDLKAVDFVIEVVIEVMDVKKKVFAELDEVTRPEVILSSNTSSMSLTEIATATKRPDKVVGMHFFNPVPLMKLVEVIRGMRTSDETVATTLELTKKVGKEPVEVKVDVPGFLVNRLMICSSIEAIKLWEQGIASKEDIDKAAKLGLNYPMGPFELMDLTGLDINYHVMDYFHKELPKELKWDPPLAIKNMVKAGLLGRKSGRGWYDYSK, from the coding sequence ATGGAAATCAAAACCATCGGAGTTTTGGGCGCAGGCGTCATGGGAAATGGCATCGCTCAGGTAGCGGCCCAGGCCGGCTATAAAGTTATCCTGAGAGATATTGAAGACCGGTTTGTGCAGGGCGGCATCAAGAACATCGATAAATTTCTCTCAAAGACCGTGGAAAAAGGGAAAATGACCGCAGATGACAAGAATGCGATCATGGGACGGATCAGCGGCACGACTAAGATGGAGGACCTTAAAGCCGTCGATTTTGTCATCGAGGTCGTCATCGAGGTTATGGATGTAAAGAAGAAAGTCTTTGCCGAACTTGATGAGGTTACGAGGCCTGAGGTCATCCTTTCTTCTAACACTTCTTCCATGTCCCTCACTGAGATTGCAACGGCTACGAAAAGGCCTGACAAGGTCGTGGGTATGCACTTCTTCAACCCCGTTCCACTTATGAAACTCGTTGAAGTCATCAGAGGCATGCGCACGAGCGACGAGACAGTGGCCACAACGCTGGAGCTCACGAAGAAAGTGGGCAAAGAGCCCGTGGAAGTCAAAGTCGACGTGCCGGGATTTCTCGTCAACAGACTTATGATCTGCAGCTCTATAGAGGCGATAAAACTCTGGGAACAGGGCATCGCATCCAAAGAAGATATCGACAAGGCGGCCAAGCTGGGCCTTAACTACCCCATGGGTCCTTTCGAACTTATGGATCTCACCGGCCTTGATATCAATTATCACGTCATGGATTACTTTCACAAGGAACTCCCTAAAGAGTTGAAGTGGGACCCGCCACTCGCCATCAAGAACATGGTTAAGGCCGGTCTGCTCGGCAGGAAATCAGGCAGGGGCTGGTACGATTATTCCAAATAA
- a CDS encoding enoyl-CoA hydratase-related protein: MNYETLLVEKVDNVGIIRLNRPPVNPLSAKSYLEIYDAICEFDNDSAVGAVIITGNGDKAFAAGLDVKDVMGKSVSEILDFAWTAPRKAFDKLTGMAKPTVAAVFGLALGGGCEVAICCDMRIASEDAVFALPEINLGIMPGSGATQRLPRLVGLARAKEMLYTGDNINAAEAYRIGLVNKIVPKDKLMEEAMAMARKLAAKPRAALGLIKKCVDSGLDMDLSSGLTMEMNAFAIAFTSEDGREGVNAFVEKRKPVYKGK; encoded by the coding sequence ATGAATTACGAGACGTTACTCGTTGAAAAAGTCGATAATGTGGGCATCATAAGACTCAACAGGCCCCCGGTAAATCCTTTAAGCGCCAAATCGTATCTGGAGATCTATGACGCAATCTGTGAGTTCGACAATGACTCCGCCGTGGGCGCTGTCATTATTACCGGTAACGGCGATAAGGCATTCGCAGCCGGCCTCGATGTGAAAGATGTGATGGGCAAATCCGTATCCGAGATTCTCGATTTTGCCTGGACAGCCCCGCGTAAGGCCTTCGATAAATTAACGGGCATGGCCAAGCCCACAGTTGCGGCCGTCTTTGGTCTCGCCCTTGGCGGGGGCTGTGAAGTGGCTATTTGCTGTGATATGAGGATCGCCTCGGAAGATGCGGTCTTTGCGCTTCCCGAGATCAATCTCGGCATCATGCCCGGGTCCGGAGCGACCCAGAGGCTCCCAAGGCTCGTGGGGCTCGCCCGAGCCAAAGAGATGCTCTACACCGGCGATAACATAAACGCCGCAGAGGCATATCGCATAGGGCTTGTGAACAAGATTGTACCCAAAGATAAACTTATGGAAGAGGCCATGGCCATGGCCAGGAAACTGGCGGCCAAGCCGCGGGCTGCGTTGGGACTCATAAAGAAATGTGTGGACAGCGGTCTCGATATGGACCTGTCTTCCGGTCTCACCATGGAAATGAACGCGTTTGCTATTGCTTTCACCTCTGAGGACGGCAGAGAAGGGGTGAACGCCTTTGTTGAAAAGAGAAAGCCCGTTTATAAAGGTAAGTAA
- a CDS encoding MBL fold metallo-hydrolase — protein sequence MIFETTGHVANQLFVTGFAWSPSYLVTGRTPLLFEAGFSCMGRLYERDVRKVLTAHNPAYLFLTHVHYDHCGAASYLREAFPGLKICASQRSYEIIRRKNARDLMSSLSSYVVPLIADRSDVEKAMLITEPFRPFEIDIILNREETIRIDEGLSVQVFITPGHTRDMLSYYLPEKKILFATESAGCLAKNGRIVNEFLVDYESYMACLRRFSELDVEVFCQGHHYVFTGEDVKRFFASSLKAALTFRRHVEELLDKEDGCVEKVVEHIKREEWDPNPGLKQPERAYLLNLKSQISHLAAMRKGEP from the coding sequence GTGATATTTGAAACCACAGGACACGTTGCGAATCAGCTCTTTGTCACCGGATTCGCATGGTCGCCGTCGTATCTCGTCACAGGGCGAACGCCCCTACTGTTCGAAGCCGGCTTTTCGTGTATGGGAAGGCTCTATGAACGAGATGTGAGGAAGGTGCTCACCGCTCATAATCCTGCCTATCTCTTTCTCACCCACGTACACTACGACCACTGCGGCGCTGCCTCATATCTCAGAGAGGCCTTCCCGGGACTCAAGATATGTGCCTCGCAGAGGTCTTATGAAATCATCCGCCGCAAAAACGCCCGTGACCTCATGTCGTCGCTTAGCAGCTACGTGGTCCCGCTCATCGCAGACAGGTCGGATGTGGAAAAAGCCATGCTGATAACGGAGCCTTTCCGGCCATTCGAAATCGATATCATCCTGAACCGCGAGGAGACAATTCGGATCGATGAGGGCCTCTCGGTTCAGGTCTTTATAACTCCCGGTCATACGAGAGACATGTTGAGCTATTACCTGCCTGAGAAGAAGATACTTTTCGCCACGGAGTCGGCAGGATGCCTGGCGAAGAACGGTCGCATCGTGAACGAATTTCTAGTCGATTATGAATCGTATATGGCCTGTTTGAGACGGTTCTCCGAACTCGACGTAGAGGTCTTCTGCCAGGGCCACCACTACGTATTTACGGGAGAAGATGTGAAAAGGTTCTTTGCGTCTTCGCTTAAGGCCGCCCTTACCTTCAGGCGCCACGTAGAGGAACTCCTCGACAAGGAGGACGGGTGCGTTGAAAAGGTCGTTGAACACATAAAAAGAGAAGAGTGGGATCCGAATCCCGGACTCAAACAGCCTGAAAGGGCCTATTTACTCAATCTCAAAAGTCAAATCTCTCATCTCGCGGCGATGAGAAAGGGAGAGCCATAA